In a single window of the Coffea eugenioides isolate CCC68of chromosome 3, Ceug_1.0, whole genome shotgun sequence genome:
- the LOC113764793 gene encoding translationally-controlled tumor protein homolog: protein MLVYQDLVTGDELLSDSFPYKEIENGILWEVEGKWVVQGAVEVDIGANPSAEGCGEDEGVDDQAVKVVDIVDTFRLQEQPPFDKKQFVAYIKKYIKLLTPKIDAEKQEHFKKNIEGATKYLLSKLGDLQFFVGESMADDSTLVFAYYKDGATDPTFLYFSVGLKEVKC, encoded by the exons atgtTGGTCTATCAGGATTTAGTCACCG GTGATGAGCTTCTCTCGGACTCGTTTCCATACAAGGAAATTGAGAACGGGATCCTCTGGGAAGTTGAGGGAAAG TGGGTTGTCCAAGGAGCTGTTGAAGTAGACATTGGTGCAAACCCTTCTGCCGAAGGTTGTGGAGAGGATGAGGGTGTTGATGACCAGGCTGTGAAGGTGGTGGACATTGTTGACACATTTAGGCTCCAG GAGCAACCTCCTTTTGACAAGAAGCAATTTGTTGCATACATAAAGAAGTATATCAAGTTGTTGACGCCAAAGATAGATGCAGAGAAGCAAGAGCATTTTAAGAAGAATATTGAGGGCGCAACCAAGTACTTGCTCTCAAAGCTCGGTGACCTCCAATT TTTTGTGGGGGAGAGCATGGCCGATGACAGTACCTTGGTGTTTGCTTACTACAAAGATGGTGCCACCGATCCGACTTTCTTGTATTTTAGCGTTGGCCTGAAGGAGGTCAAGTGCTAG
- the LOC113764935 gene encoding universal stress protein PHOS34 has product MAGGKQVMLLAIDDSEHSFYALKWTLDHFFTPTSNALFKLVIVHAKYPPTSVIGLAGPGSTDVLPLVEADLKRTADRIIEQAKELCKEKEVEDAEFEVIEGDARMVMCDAVDKHHASLLVLGSHGYGALKRVVLGSVSDHCSHHAHCSVMIVKQPKVHH; this is encoded by the exons ATGGCAGGTGGGAAACAAGTGATGCTTCTTGCAATTGATGATAGTGAGCATAGCTTTTATGCTCTTAAGTGGACCCTGGACCATTTCTTCACTCCTACATCGAATGCCCTGTTCAAGCTCGTTATTGTCCATGCCAAATATCCTCCTACTTCTGTTATTGGACTTGCAGGACCTG GATCCACGGACGTGCTGCCACTTGTGGAAGCCGACCTGAAGAGGACAGCTGATAGGATTATCGAGCAAGCTAAGGAACTCTGCAAGGAAAAAGAA GTGGAAGATGCAGAATTTGAAGTGATCGAAGGGGATGCCAGGATGGTCATGTGTGATGCCGTTGACAAACATCATGCATCTCTCTTGGTTCTCGGTAGCCATGGATATGGGGCTTTGAAAAG GGTTGTTCTGGGCAGCGTCAGCGATCACTGCTCCCACCATGCTCACTGCTCTGTGATGATCGTGAAGCAGCCTAAAGTACACCACTAA